The Myxococcales bacterium nucleotide sequence GCGAGTGCTTCTGAACAACGCTTTGCGATGTGATCTATGGTTGCATCGGCTGCCTTATGATTCGAAATTAGTGTTTCAAGCAGGTCATCGTTGCCTGAAACCTGATAGGCGAGGGCATGCAGAAAAGCAGAATGAAGTGCCGATTGACAGGCGCTCTTTACGATGGCCGCTGGAATCTTTGCCAAAGACCCCTGAGCATCTTTGGCGATATCCTCGCGCACGTCGGCCGCGAGTTGAAGCAAAAGGCAGACCGATTCGTCCGCTTTTAGTGGCACCAGGCCCTTGGCGGCCATCGCTCGCGCTTGGGCCGGTGCGGATGGATCGCAATATCTTTGAATGGCCACCGGTAGCTCCGAGAGGGGCAGTGGCAGCGGGGGGATTTCAGACATGCGGGAAGGACTAGTCTCCCACAAGCCAAGGCTTGGCATCAAGGGTGCGCGTCCCCAGACGTAACTCAAAAAATAGCACCGGGGGATTCGACGCCGAGCTTATGGTGCCGATGCGTGCCCGTTCAGAGACACTGTCCCCGACCTTGACGGCATAATCCCCGAGTCCGCCGTAAACGGTATAATAGCGCTCGCCATGATCAATAATGACGATGCGACCGTAAGAGCCATAGCGATCTGCAAACGCCACTTGGCCTGCGGCCACCGCTCTCACGATGGCGCCTGTGGTGCTGACAAACTCGAGCCCCGGCCCCTCGCTTTCGGTCCGCTTCGCCTCGCGCACCTGGCTGGGGTTTTCGACCGGAGGCAGCAAGGCTCCCTTCTTCTGAGCAAATCCACCTGGCGCATCTCCGGATGCCGATCCGGTGTCGTTTTCATGGATTCTGATGCCGAAATCGTTGACCGAGTCCTGACTCTTGTCCCACGTCCCCAAGTTGTCGGCCATGGCGCCCGCAGACACATGCAGTTCCGCACCGCCTTCATACTGAAGATTGGCGAGGGTGTGTTCATGCTTGGCGATCCGCTCAGCCAAGACGCGATCTGAGATGACGAGATCCTCTTGGCGTGCCCGCAGGTGATTGAGCTGTTTGACATCATTCTTCACGAGCCTTTCAAGGTGCCGTAACCGCGCAGAATGGCTTCTAAGTGCATCGACGCCGCCGGCCAAAGGCAACGCCCCCATGCGTTTGAGGCGCACCAAGCCATGGGTATGCCGTGTCATGGTTGATTTGATTTTCCCTTCGCTCTCGGCAAGGCTCTCGATCTCGGTTGAGGTGCGCGCCCGACTTATCCGCAGTTCCTCAAGCTCGGTGAGAATCTGACTGAGTTCGATCGGCGAGGGTTCCGACTCGAGACTCCAGGGAGCCGTGTCTTGTCCGTGGGCTATGGGCACCTGAAACAGTACCTGGCCACACAAGCACAACGCCGCTCGCAGCACTTTTGGCGAAATGGACATCATGTGGCCATGGCGAGGTGACGCCGTACCGACAGAAAAGAACCAAGGACGCCCATGGCGGTTGCGGCAACAACCAACAATAGAATCGACCAAATGCTGAGAAAGGAGGGATGGACGCCCATAAATGCAAACAATGCGGCATCAATCGGCGCGCGCATGCTCATAAAGGCAATGCCCAACACGAGCATGGCCAAGGTCGAGGCCAAAAAGCCTTGAAAAGCCCCCTCAAGCAACAATGGACTTCGGACGAATCGGTCCGTTGCTCCACAAAGCTTTAGAATGTACATCTCTTCTGCACGGGTGCTCACCGCCAGGCGAACGGTATTGGCCACCACGGCGATAACGCAGAGTGCTACAAGCAATGCGAGCGCCCCTGCGGCACCGCGCGCGAGCGACAAGAGCACTTCTAGAGGCTTAAACGATGCCGCATAGGTCTCGATGTCTTCTACGGCTAAAAAGTGCGTGATGCGTTTTGCGAGCCGCGTCATGTGCGCGCTCGAAACGTCCCCGGCGATATGAAGCTCCAAAGACGCAGGGAAAGCCTCTTCAGGCACCGCCTGAAACTCGGAGTGCGCCTCGATGTCTTTCAAAAAAGCCTCGCGCGCCTGATGGCTATCCAAGTATTCGACTCGTTCGATCTCGGGGCTGCCCGTCAGAGCAAGTCTCAGCTGTTGAATATCGGCGCTTCGGGCTCCCTCGCGTAAGTAAACGGTGAGGCGATGGCTTTGATTCCATCGGTTTGTCATTTGGGAGAGGTTCGTGATAGCGAGCAACGCGGTGGCAAGACACAAAAATGCGACCGCGAGACTGACGGTAGAGATAGCATAAGCGTGTTTGTTCTCGCTCACGCCGCGTTTGCTACGTTTGATTAGGGTTCTGATGTCCATGCTGTTCATCCTGTGAGAGCTTGTATGTCGCTATGATAAGAACGTAGACCGTGTCGTGCTTCGGTGATTCGTCCCTCTT carries:
- a CDS encoding M23 family metallopeptidase; this translates as MMSISPKVLRAALCLCGQVLFQVPIAHGQDTAPWSLESEPSPIELSQILTELEELRISRARTSTEIESLAESEGKIKSTMTRHTHGLVRLKRMGALPLAGGVDALRSHSARLRHLERLVKNDVKQLNHLRARQEDLVISDRVLAERIAKHEHTLANLQYEGGAELHVSAGAMADNLGTWDKSQDSVNDFGIRIHENDTGSASGDAPGGFAQKKGALLPPVENPSQVREAKRTESEGPGLEFVSTTGAIVRAVAAGQVAFADRYGSYGRIVIIDHGERYYTVYGGLGDYAVKVGDSVSERARIGTISSASNPPVLFFELRLGTRTLDAKPWLVGD